The window CCGATTCGATCATGGGAAAATTATCCAAAGCGGGACGCAAACCTCTCGGTGTCGAAGGTTACGATCAGGGACTTTGGCTGTTGGTCGATTACGGCGATGTGGTCGTTCATATTTTTCACAACGAAGCCCGCAATTTTTATAATTTGGAAAAACTCTGGGGCGATGCCCCGCAAATAGCCATCAGTGCAGGATTATGAAAGGCCCACTTCTTCTCATTGTTTTGGATGGTTGGGGAGAAGCGAAGCCCTCTCCTTTTAATTCTTTGAGCCAAGCAAAACTCCCGACATGGAATAAAATTCGGAACGAATATCCGACAACTTTTCTGGAAGCTTCGGCGGAGTCGGTCGGATTGCCAGAGAAAACAATTGGCAATTCCGAAGTGGGACATATGAATATCGGTGCGGGGCGGGTTGTCTATCAGGACTTGACGCGCATCAATCAGTCTCTCTTGGATAAATCTTTTTTCAAAAATCGCGCTTTGATGGATGTTGCAGAAAATTTGAAAAAATCCAATGGCGCTCTTCATTTGATGGGACTTCTTTCCGATGGCGGAGTCCACAGTCACATCAATCATCTTTTTGCCCTTCTCGATTTTGCGAAGGCCAAGAATCTACCAAAAGTTTATGTCCATTGTTTTATGGATGGGCGCGACACTCCCCCAAATGCGGGCGAAGGTTACATTAAAAAACTCGAAGAAAAAATAAAGTCGGTTGGAAATTCTGCCATTGCAACAGTGATCGGGCGTTATTACGCCATGGATCGGGATAAGCGCTGGGAAAGAACGGCGTTGGCTTACGAAGCTCTGGTGGAAGGAAAAGGAAATAAGGCGGCCTCCGCTCTTCAGGCGATTACCTCTTCTTACGAAAAAGGGACGACCGATGAATTTACTTTGCCCACGGTGATTGAAAAAGAAAAGAAACCCGTTGGTCTCATCAAAGATGGCGATGTTGTTTTATTTTTCAATTATCGCGCAGACCGGACACGCCAGTTGACGCTGGCTTTGAATAAACCCGACTTTTCTTTTTTTTCAAGAACCGTTGTCCCAAAATTGGCGGCGTTTGTGACGATGACCCGTTACGAAAAAGATTATCCCTATCCCACTCTGTTCCCGCCGCAAAATTTGGACAATGTGTTGGGAGAGGTGTTGAGCAAAAATCATCTGAAGCAATTTCGCATTGCCGAGACCGAAAAATATGCCCATGTCACTTATTTTTTCAACGGCGGTCAGGAAATTGAGTTCAATGGCGAAGACCGAATCTTGGTGCCCAGCCCGCGCGATGTAGCAACTTATGATTTAAAACCGGAGATGTCGGCCAGTCAGGTGATGGATGAAGTTTTGAAACGGCTTGATCAGAAAAGATACAATGTGATGATCATGAATTTTGCAAACGGAGATATGGTGGGGCATAGCGGGCGGATCAATGCCGCAATCAAAGCGGTGGAGGCGGTCGATGTCTGCCTTGGGAAAATTTTGGATAAATTGGAATCACTTCACGGCATGGCGATTGTCACTTCAGATCATGGCAATTGCGAATCCATGATCGATGAAAATGGAAACCCCCACACAGCACACACGCTCAACCTCGTTCCCCTTGTCTTGATAACGCCCGACAAAAAAAAATATTCTCTGCGCAAAGGCGGAAAACTCTGCGACATTGCCCCAACGATGCTCAAACTTTTGGGTTTGAGTCAGCCAAAAGAAATGACCGGTGAATCTCTTCTTGTATGATAGATCTTTTTAAAAAGGAACGGGTGGCAGGCGAAGGTTTGTCAGCCCGATCTTTCGGGAGGGCGTGCAAGCCTTCGCCTGACAGGCCCCGTTCCTTTTTAAAAACCTCGGACATCTGGAAATCTCTCTCTTCTTTAATTTTTCTTAATAGATGCCTTGGTTGTGATGCATGGCTTGAGGAATCGTATGGCGGCTCTGTTTGCGCGGATTGTTTTTCAAAACTTCATTTTCTTAAAACACCGGCGCACCTTCCCCATCTTTCCAAAATCTATTTTGACAAAGCTCATTCTGCTTTGGCGTATGAAGGCGTAGTGCTTGATTGGGTTCATCATTATAAATATCATCGTAAGCTTTATTGGGCTCCCGTTTTGTCCGGTTTTTTGACCTCTTTTAATCTTGATTGGCAAACATATGATGCCGTGACGTTTGTTCCTCTTCATTGGCGGCGCCGCTTTTCGCGCGGGTTTAACCCAAGTCATCTTCTGGCGCATCGCCTTGCCAAACAAAAAGGATTTCTACTTGTTGACTTGCTTAAGAGAGTGAGAGCGACGGTATCACAAACAAAATTAAGTTCTGAAGAACGGACTAAAAATGTTCAGGGTGCGTTTAAAAAAATCGCCCACAAAAATTTTTCCGTCAAAGAAAAATCGCTTCTTTTGATTGATGATGTTTTGACAACAGGAGCAACGGTCAACGAATGCGCCAAAGTTTTAAAAAAAGGTGGCGCCAAAAAAGTTGATGTATTGACTCTGGCAAGACCTCTTTGAAAATCGTAGATTCCTAAGGGCAAGCGCGCGGTACTCTGTGGGCTTGCTTGAGAGGAATCTGCCTAGTGAGCAAAGCGAACGTGAGGGGGAGGCTCCAACGGCTTTGCCGTTGGAGGGGGCTTTGCCTGCCCCTATAATCGAGGCGGAGAGTAGATATGGATGTCGCGGCGGCCTCTGGACATATATTTAAATTGGATATTTGTACCGAATTGAGTCTGTGCCATTTCTTCCCAACTTCTGGAACTGATGCGCACCTGAATTAACCGGTAGTTCAAATCAAAAATATAGACGATATAGTACTCGTTCCCTCCTATTTCTCTCTGTGGAGTATATCCCGGGATCATCACA of the Deltaproteobacteria bacterium genome contains:
- the rsfS gene encoding ribosome silencing factor gives rise to the protein MTPKQLATKIAKAADDVQAVDINILDLSSLTSFADFFVICSGKSDTQVKAIADSIMGKLSKAGRKPLGVEGYDQGLWLLVDYGDVVVHIFHNEARNFYNLEKLWGDAPQIAISAGL
- a CDS encoding 2,3-bisphosphoglycerate-independent phosphoglycerate mutase: MKGPLLLIVLDGWGEAKPSPFNSLSQAKLPTWNKIRNEYPTTFLEASAESVGLPEKTIGNSEVGHMNIGAGRVVYQDLTRINQSLLDKSFFKNRALMDVAENLKKSNGALHLMGLLSDGGVHSHINHLFALLDFAKAKNLPKVYVHCFMDGRDTPPNAGEGYIKKLEEKIKSVGNSAIATVIGRYYAMDRDKRWERTALAYEALVEGKGNKAASALQAITSSYEKGTTDEFTLPTVIEKEKKPVGLIKDGDVVLFFNYRADRTRQLTLALNKPDFSFFSRTVVPKLAAFVTMTRYEKDYPYPTLFPPQNLDNVLGEVLSKNHLKQFRIAETEKYAHVTYFFNGGQEIEFNGEDRILVPSPRDVATYDLKPEMSASQVMDEVLKRLDQKRYNVMIMNFANGDMVGHSGRINAAIKAVEAVDVCLGKILDKLESLHGMAIVTSDHGNCESMIDENGNPHTAHTLNLVPLVLITPDKKKYSLRKGGKLCDIAPTMLKLLGLSQPKEMTGESLLV
- a CDS encoding ComF family protein, with amino-acid sequence MIDLFKKERVAGEGLSARSFGRACKPSPDRPRSFLKTSDIWKSLSSLIFLNRCLGCDAWLEESYGGSVCADCFSKLHFLKTPAHLPHLSKIYFDKAHSALAYEGVVLDWVHHYKYHRKLYWAPVLSGFLTSFNLDWQTYDAVTFVPLHWRRRFSRGFNPSHLLAHRLAKQKGFLLVDLLKRVRATVSQTKLSSEERTKNVQGAFKKIAHKNFSVKEKSLLLIDDVLTTGATVNECAKVLKKGGAKKVDVLTLARPL